Part of the Vigna angularis cultivar LongXiaoDou No.4 chromosome 1, ASM1680809v1, whole genome shotgun sequence genome, TCGCTGAGTGAGGATACGCTTGCTGGACGAAGCCAAAGTTAGAGAACCTACTATGTCTTTTGGGAGAAATTAAGTCTGTGAGTTCTAGTAATAATTTCACTAAACGAGGTATCTGGTTGTTGGGTGAGTGGGCCTTTAGGCACTACTGCTGAGCGAGTAGATGTTCCCACTAAGGGAAATTAAGAGagatttatactattttatatgTACATTCTTGTATGTTTAATGTAGGACTATGTGATgttaaaatgataattgatttatGATGTTTATTTGAGAATTGTGGATATATTTTTGGATAAATATACATGCGAATAATTATGTATGTAattgtgatgatgatgaaaTTGTTAATAGATATGAGCATTGTATGTGTTTAGCGTAATTTCAGGaatttcgtggagagattctatgGTGACATTTCTTtagtgtatgtattgatatatgGATTCAGTAAGTCTCTACTAACCATTTAATCTCAACTAAAGAAGGGTGGAGTATGTGGTGAGACGTGCATCAGGCCATAGTCTATAGACTTTACCTTGGCCAAAGATGTTGatagactaaccttgtgtatgcGAGTTTGGGTGTGTGAGTTATTtcaccaccacaagtgcataactcAACAAAATCtgatatcaatacatgtattcggataattgaatttaatatgAGTTTTTATATATGTGATATGATTGTCTTTATGAATGAGTGGTGTATGGTAATATCTCtatgtttgttttataaaaattcttCTACACATTAACTTATCATGTTGTTTcttgtgtgtttgtttgtttattttgtgataATCTTGTTATTGTTGTGAGTAGATTAAAAGTAGGTGTTGAAGCATCTCTGGTCATAGTGAATGGTTGTAATGAAGTATTCGTccttatttaatagtttttcttaattgatttagatatattttattactaaggtgatttctttttgtaaataactatattaatacaattcatttatttataggTTGAGACAATCTATcatatttattagttattatgTAAGATGCTAAGATTAGAATGTTGAGGTAATATTCGGAAACATAATCCtatttatttagtaatatttgaaattaataaagGTAAAGGGAAAATATCAAATTCCAAAGTCTATACGTTTTCAACTAGAAAGTAGATTTCATCAATAAATTAATGAAcaattataacttattttaatcaaagttattattgtttaataaaatatatattacatataacattcaaatcttaaaattattttttcataataaaaatatttaaatttactttactataaatattttatcaaataattattctacaaaaaagtaaaaataaccttttatgtgattgatatattttagttatttaaaaaatattcaaatcagctttaatttatttacaattagtgtttaaaaataattttaaacaaataactagatatttttttatgttagattacaaattattcaatattttaatttataaagatatgttttaaacaacatattatatatatatatatatatatatatatggatttgtTAACTTGCGTACGTTTTGTTTTTCAGTTTGTACATCATGTGTACCgaattttaataaacaaaaatatcttaatatattctaagtaaaagaaaaaactcaaacCTTTGTTCACCtcccttttatatatatatacactttaataacattatatcataaatatattacaatttaaaaaaaatattggtgaatattttacttttaattaaatcaatattttaattaatataataaaattaaagaaatactcttaaagaaaacataaaacagACTTACAttaattgaaagaaatatattttaaacgtgtttttatgaaaaaaaaagcaatTAAACGAAATACACTGAATATGTAGATGAACTTTTTTACTACATGATAGAGtttaatatttagtaaaaaaatatataatttttgtcccacattttatactttatttataaattcaagaaaaaatttatgaaaaaatatttaggaACAGAATTTgaaacattatatataaaatacttcttttaaatataatataactaaatattttttaattatcattaaattaatttttaattataaacattaatatCAATATTCCATttataatgtgtattaatagtTTGAAtactaaacattatttttatataaattaaaacttaaacaattttttttattgtttaatgtataaaattttcatttaatatgcgaattgagatatttttaatttacttacGAGCAATTACATATGCTAAGTATTCTCAATTAAGCATCaccaatatattatatatggtCAAAATATTATCCATCGTATCTAAGCAAACGTTGTTATAAATAAGTATTAATAACCAATTAAACAATACGATGAGAAAAATTTAAATggattttgttgtttattttaaaattgatatttatttcattatatctataattatcgcacctcattaaaaacgcacccaaaaaccCCCTCTGAGCGGACGCTAGGTGTCAAGCGAAGGAAATCTGGAAGTGGGAAACAGGTGTGAGCAGCGAAGTGGCCGTTCGTCCTTGACGGTGGTAGCAAAacttagtttttcaaaactcacgccactctctgcatgcaacctcTCTTCCAAATTCTGAAACTCCATTTTCTCCTCCATCTCTCTAAAAACTCTTACTTCTTTCTACACAATCttactctttctcttctccgatcaccactcaggcaccAGTTCTACTCTTCCCGCGTAGAGGACGtccgtttgaaccgatcagtttcggattctggactggtaagttcatctctccCTCAGCCGTGTGTTTTATGTTGCATGCAAACCCAGAtttttggttgcatgagttGATCCTCTCATTATGAGTATTTCTGGTCTTGTGTTTGTTATAGTTTCTTAAAGCGTGACTGTAGAACGCTAAGGCCTCTGTTAGAGGAGAACCCTATTCTGcatctgtgagcgttcggtcacgttaagaggtaagggaagcttatataatttgattttgtttgttcTATGTTCGTCTTTTGAATGGATgcatttttgttgaaattgatgaatgaatatgaagtatgatggttgatatgttttgactgtaTGAATATTCACTATGATATGGaagtatgaatgtatgaaaataGATGTTGAATAAATGAATTGATATACAGAATGATACGTATGTAATTTCATATGAGAATTCATGTTCGTCACTGAATGGTCCTTGACCGTTTGATttttcttgtggactcggttataactggattctttcatttggagagaattccAATCGAGGACGAGCGTTTTCGTTTTGTAATACTGtacatgagcgttcggccaagggtagtcgttccttggtattcggttataaactcaagtatatctatatgtatttatatatttcgtTTGATCTTAAACactaattaaaatagtatatattatatttatcaagccttttctctataagtttagtagtgcttggtcttacaccaagtgctcATACTAAGcaagtgcttggtcttacaccaagcacTCGTTCTCATTTTCGTAAGCTACCTTTATAACAGTGTTCATCCTAATTCAATAGAGTTCGCTCTCTACAGTGCTTGGTCTTTGACTAGCCCTCGTTTCCCTTGGTGATGAACTTATAAATAAGCCAAGTATTcatagcgttcggtttcttcatataacTTCGTCACTTATTATTATTCGATGTTCCACAGTATCGGTTTCTATGATGTTCgacctagagtcttagtactcagCCTAGGCTTATTGGCGTTCGGTCTAAACTCTcatgagtcagttcattaaactGACTCACCTAGTAAATAACATTTGGTTCTAGTTGTCCTCGagaaatattatgttaatcacTCCCTTTCTTAAAACCAATGTTCACTCTCTCGGTTTTGATCAATTTGGAACTGGAGACTTTTGATCTCACTTCAAGCGTTCGGTCGTGTTCAGAGTCAAAGTTAACGTCTGACATTTGGTATACTCAGAAGATCTTTTAATCAAATTGTTTCAAGTTGAGGtcttaataatgaaagatgatagaatatgatatggatgaaagaACTTGAgttatgaacgagcgttccaaggaggaatagcTCATGATTGTATATtggaaatttggtaaagtatgaatgtgggcatgctaagctggcggttcatcctgatattccgtgattactcgtttctcacatagagaagggtaagtcatgagtaggaatggcaggaggtcctagtccttatggttaatttggacagataggactaacctcgggtgacagctgttgagggtatctcagttactacatcacccgggtgcacgaacgtcgtaactacacagaattcatacagtccggacagtcagagtctagtattaggctttgcatgtaaaagtgaatgaaattatcTGTTTAATTGCATTGTGTGAAGTACATGTTGatgattgaattgaattacataagcttaccctattttcctgttttgtacgttcggtgtgtgtccttctgttgcaatgatcatccgtgtggatatgagcagaaggagaagcgtTACTGAAACAGACGccgaaagaagaaaatttggtagaggtagaagttaagaccgaacagtagaaccgttcggtcagttgTTGGTTTCTTTGTATGACCGTTCGATCATCTTTTGGGCTACTTCTTTTGTAGGCCGTTCAGTATaggtcttttgtaaaccgttcggcaTAGTTTTAGCTTTTGTACAGTTTTAGCTTTCCCGTTattatgtaaggtcgttcggccataagcgTACGTTCTACCTTTTGTATGAACTGATCTGTAGTATTATGAATGTGATGTTCCTATTATATGGATttacactatatttttgggatgttacaataatccattcaattataatttaagttatttttttccttttctattgAGAAAGAACtagaaagataataattaaagtgattcaattattataattatttatatatacataaatacaaCCATTATACAAACAATATTATTGGAGACATATACTTCACTCACATACACAAGTTACACACAATTCATAAGTAAATATTAATGTACtctatcattttatatttattaataatacttATCATATATAATTCAATCTTTATGTAAACACAGTTAAATTGATGTATTATATcaatcaacaaattaaaaattaagtaacTCGTGTTGCACGGGTAAAAACCTAGTATTTTGTACATTGGCCATGCTGTGTTGTGTTTGGATGGTGGCAAACAGCGCAAATCTGTATATATTggtttatttgtatatatatatatatatagcttcAGTTAACTCAAATGTGTAACCAACGAGGTTCCAAAGTTGAAACTATTACCTTATCACTAGTTGAACATAAGAGGCCAAAATCTTAATCACTTCAACGTGATCTTTTCAGCTGGATAAACCCCTTTTTTAGTACTTCTCGTTACTTTCCTGTCAGATTTTTTCTGAATCTTCACTTTGTCTATATGACTAGATGCCATACTTGGTTGTGCAGCCTTTTCCCCGCCATTCCTCCTATCAAACAAAACACCAAAACGTCAAATCAATGCACTCACTAAACCAGCACTACCTGGAAAACACAAAAAAGGGGCCAAACACAAACCTTAAGTGCAAAATCATGAATAACAAACCAACTGCAGCTGCACCACCCAAGACCGATCTTAGCAGTTTCTTCTTTTGAGGTTTTTCTTTTGGTATTTCTTCACCTCCCTCTTTTGTTCCAACTACATTTTCTAAGTGTACTCTCTCATCTTCTGGATTTATTTCATCCTATAAGGCAAAGTTGTAATAGAGACTCAATTTACAATGAAAATGATTGACACAAAAGGGTCAAAACAAACTTACTTTAACATGCACCGCACAAGTATGTTCTGAACGGGAGACAGGATCAAATCCATGTTTTGGGCTTAGGCTTGCTGTGAAGGATTCAGTAAGTGATACAACCTCATCACAGTTAACAGGAACTACAACATCATTGATTATCATATCTAGTACTCTCTGGCCTCCATCTCCAATGTATTGAGCTGCATCACCTCTGCTGAAATCATTAGGATCGTCACCACGAGTTGAAGGTTTTTCACAGTTGCCTAAAACTACAGCATTTGAGGCCAGAGGCAGAGAATCGATGTTTAGCTCTTTGCCATCAGTGTCCAACTTAACAATAGTAGACAAGACTTCCGAATTTTTTTGTATACAAGGTTTAATTTCCTCATGTGAGCCATTTCCCACAGAACATGAACTTTTGTTATCTTTATATGATGTAATAGCGCATTTTCCTTTCTGATCCCATTTACAAGACTCGGGCTCGTAACCAGACTGACAGCAACTAGCATTATCCGAACAACTCAAACCAACTTGAGACTCTCTCTCTTCATATGCTAGAAAATTTTTCAGTGATGTTGATCGAGTGTCATTGCTACGAGGCACAACTCTATCTGGAGAATTGGTACTGCAGAAGTAACAATCAGGTGAATATAATGAAGGATAAGTTTCCTCGAATTTCTTTACAGAGCAAGAATATCCTGCATTAGAAATTATTTGATACGGCATGTCTCTATATCTCACCATTCCTTGAGATTCGTGCTCTTCTTTTATCTTGTCCCGTCGATCATTCTTGTCATTGTGCACTTTGGAAGACTCAATATTCCTAAAATTGCTCTCTGCATCAACTTGATCTCCTATGTCTTCCCTTGAGTAGCAGTTCATGCAAGCAACTACCAGAACCTTCTTCTTGTCGTCGCAAGTTTCAAAGAATTTGACTCTTTCAGCAGTCTGTGGAGTTGGATTTGAACCGTGAGAGCTGGCACTTTGATATACATTTGGTGTACCATTTTCTTCATGAAATAAATCGGGATCCTTCCTATCTTTTGTAAGTGAGCTAGCATCCCTTTTACATGGTATTTTGTCATTCTTAGGAGTTACATTGACAGAACCATTGCTGCTTAATGACAAATTTTCAAAGTAATCAAAGTCCACAATCCTCCTACTTTCTTGAACTCGTTCCGTTTTAGTATCTAAATGAGATGACATGTGAATAATGCCAGTACGTAAATCCCCACTGGGAGGAGATGATGACCATGTCAGCTCACAATCATGCTCTATGTCCTCAGAACAATGATATTGCAATGACTCCATTGAACATAACAATTCAAAGTCATTATAAATTCCATTTCTCTGTTGCTCTTGGATATCCAATTGAGCTAAATCTTCGGGCAAACAAATACGTTCAGCCATTGGAGAAGCTATGTTGTAGTCTATCTCTGATGTATAATCATACAAGTCATCAGTGTGCAACTCATCAAATTGAAGCACTAGATGTTTGTTTTCTGGGTCCTCATATTGATCCAAATATGTCTCAAAGTCTTTGGTGGAGGCTGTAACTGGGTAACCCTACAAAGTCATCATGCTTTAGGGATACAAGAACAAATATCAAAATGATTTGGTAAGTAGAAGTACATTGTACAGCACATGACATTCACATGGCAAGTTATTTACTTATTTTGGGTCAAATTGGATGAAAAACACTTTGGCAAACAATGTCAATTGACTCACAAGATCGTCGTTGGCTAATAgcaatttaatatttgtttgaattgaTTAGTGAATTCGAGGACAAACCTGTCTAGATCTTCTTGCATGTTTTTGTAAGTAATAGCCACCAGAGGAATCAGCAGGGATGCTGTGAGATAGTTCTATGCTTCTACGCATGCACCCAACCAAAGCTTTGGGCATGGTTACCATACAGGTCACAATGTCAAAATCTGGAACCTGTGACCACGTTTTTTCATTAGCAAAAGACCATTgtttagagattaaaaatacgaagagaaaattaattttgtatggAACATGAAGAAAATTTCTTACATTTATCTTCATAGATCTGGATTTTTTGGAGAATGAGCGTATACACATACAAACTTTTCTAGTATTTCTTCTCTCAACTACATCTGATGGAGAGAAGAGGTCAACGCCAGTCAATCCCAAAATTTTGCAAATCTGCATATTAGAAGTTACTGGGATTACTTTGATAATTTTATCTGTATACATGATTCAAATGTTAGAAACATCAACGAATAAAGTGAAGTTTCAGAATTTGTTTTTCTTGCATTCTTATGCTTTCATCAAGAGATTTTCCTACTATTTCAAATAAGCCAGTATCAGCATAATACAGAGATttcaaactaaataaaattgataggaTGTGATGGTGAATAACTATTTTGCGTCTTCATGTCATCAGTTACATTAGAAATCATCAAGGTGATGCAATTCAATTACATAATAGTACAGAACATTACGACACAGCATAGTTCAAACTTCAAACAGATTAGAGGGCTGATGGAAGGACTAAAGAATGGTAGAGCACAACTTCTTAAGTATAAACATCCTCAGAACTACACTTCAATTTGAATTCAGATAAGAAAATTCGCTATCATTCTCCACGCAACCTTCTGCCTCTAAATTCAGATTAAATATTAAGGAAATTTACAGGTTTTAATACaataatgaaaatgtaaattttacttCTCTTTTCATTTGGTCAGTAATTATCAGTTAAGCAAAGATGTGATAATCGAACACGTTACCTTCAAAAATGAATCAACATTAGAATAAGGCCTATATCTGGCAATGTTCTTCTTAGAAGTAAATGACTGGATTTTGTATGCTTTTATATGCCTTAGCTCCATATGCTTTGCCGACAGCAATTTCCACACCACTTTTGACACTTGAAACCTGAAAACCAATAAAACTGTTTCAGATTCCAAGCAATGTGAATTGCCAATCCAGGAGCAACTTGTGTGATGAATATTAGTACGAGTAGCAATTGTTAAAGGttgatttatttatgtttgaaaacatgattttgtggcatatttttttattcagaaACCATTACtttcaatttattaaagtattgaaatattttcaagttttttttaataacgtatataattattataacttCTCAAACACATTTTCCTCAAAAACATACAAACAGATAGGttcaaaaaaacattttctcgaATTCCTGCTACATTCCATCCAGGTAGTGACATTCATGTGTTAGTCGTTCATTAAAGTTTTTTCTCAAATTCTATCAAGTGTTATCCTCAAAAAGTTGATCACCAACTATCCATAAACAGGAAAAAGAACATCTAATGTGCCTTCTCTTAAGATTGTTAGCATGATTAATGcagcttttaatttttaataaactagatttaaacataaaatattacgGATTATTTTTCAGAATATCTCACCTTAATATATTAACAgcaataataaacataaaaaataaaatttgaaacacAATTGTTGATCAAACACATTATCAACAACGTACAACAATTCTCCATCAGCAAGTAGTTCTGATATAATGAGTTGCTCATCTAGTCTCATCTGCAATACTTCTCCTAGCCAAATTCTTGTTTGAGTCtgtatatagaaaaaaaaattagctaCAACTATGAACAAACTATATCATCTAAAAATTAGTtacaagaaaaaggaaagaaaaaaacctataaaatataatatttgaagtGTAAGATTATTTTCGAACAGTGAGGCAGAGAACCACTGATCATGTCTCAGAGGCAGAGGACGAAAAGCAATTATAATtctatagtgattaacaactgatAATGTGTTTCTCTAGCAACTTCTACATCTATATCTACGAATATATTCGTTAGAAGTATGATGAACAAGTTCATTCAACTTTTAACTTGATTCCATGGTTTAAAAGCTGAAGTTTTGTTGTCTTGCCAACCGAAAAGTCCAACATTACCACCCCAAATTCAACACTGAAGAACAGAAAGCTCTCCATAAACAAGCAAGAGATGTTTCTATTTTAGTCAAATTTTGATACAATGcaagtataataaaaattactctATCAAACATGAgaaattattctaaattttacttttaaagtaaaataataaaaaaataataatgttccaTTATATGACATAATTGAATTACAGTGTTAAAAACTTCTGCTACACCAGACTATTCCAATCTTTTTCCACAGGGATAATGTCAGAAATAAGGAATTACCTTATCCTACAAATTCTCTACCAGTATCAAGTGGCTATAACTTGCGATATTTCTGAAGCATTAACAGCCACAGAAACCCATTTTTGTATATCTCAACTTCTCATTTTCTCACAGACTAAATTTTATCAGTCCATTTTAGTATACTTGTTTAAAactgaaatataattaaaattaattaatcattacattaataaaaaagtgGTAAATATTATATACGCGTACTaatcaacaattaaaaaataaacaagattTTAAATGTCAAacttgatataaaaaataatagtaattaaaaataaaatctcaagAAGAGTATATTTAGAgatatctttatcttttatgtaCAATGAAAGTGGCTAAGAATCACTTATATTTAAGAGTGAAAAATTAATTACCCAAGTTACCAGTTCAAAAACGATTTCCATTCAATGTCGATAAAACTAACGAGCACAAAGAACATTATCTAATTTCCTCGGTCCTGTTCGAAGGACTTCGACACaacaacacacacaaacatCACAGAGCCAACATTTGATAGACACCAAAGTTAACACGCACAATATAAGTTCATATTACAGATATCCAAACAGATACAATCCTAGTTCCAAATCATCAAAACGCTCGATCTACGGTAGCACAAGAACTACAAAAGATGCATACAATTATCGTCTTCCAACGTTGGCTCATACTGTTAATCAACCACACAATCCGATTCCAAAAAGCAAAAACTATACACAGATTGGTTACTAAATCGCAATAAGAATAACCATGGAAACAGTGACAGAGAGAGTGATAAACCTGCAGGAATGCATCATCGAGTTGTCGAAAGTTGGATTcggcagaagaagaagaagaagaagaagaagaaagaattgtGAAGAGCTCCGTGGATGGAGCAGTTTGCGATGAAGAAACCTCACAAACCATTGCTCTGTTTTCCCCCCAAAACTGTCACCCCCAATTCAACATGTAAGCAATACCCGACACGCTTTTGTATACATTTATGTGGTGGTGTGCAGCAGTACGTAACAAGGTTCCAGTACCTGCTACATCTTAGTATCGGTGTCGTTTGCGTTGTGTCATTGTTTCCTG contains:
- the LOC108323853 gene encoding uncharacterized protein LOC108323853, which gives rise to MVCEVSSSQTAPSTELFTILSSSSSSSSSAESNFRQLDDAFLQTQTRIWLGEVLQMRLDEQLIISELLADGELLFQVSKVVWKLLSAKHMELRHIKAYKIQSFTSKKNIARYRPYSNVDSFLKICKILGLTGVDLFSPSDVVERRNTRKVCMCIRSFSKKSRSMKINVPDFDIVTCMVTMPKALVGCMRRSIELSHSIPADSSGGYYLQKHARRSRQGYPVTASTKDFETYLDQYEDPENKHLVLQFDELHTDDLYDYTSEIDYNIASPMAERICLPEDLAQLDIQEQQRNGIYNDFELLCSMESLQYHCSEDIEHDCELTWSSSPPSGDLRTGIIHMSSHLDTKTERVQESRRIVDFDYFENLSLSSNGSVNVTPKNDKIPCKRDASSLTKDRKDPDLFHEENGTPNVYQSASSHGSNPTPQTAERVKFFETCDDKKKVLVVACMNCYSREDIGDQVDAESNFRNIESSKVHNDKNDRRDKIKEEHESQGMVRYRDMPYQIISNAGYSCSVKKFEETYPSLYSPDCYFCSTNSPDRVVPRSNDTRSTSLKNFLAYEERESQVGLSCSDNASCCQSGYEPESCKWDQKGKCAITSYKDNKSSCSVGNGSHEEIKPCIQKNSEVLSTIVKLDTDGKELNIDSLPLASNAVVLGNCEKPSTRGDDPNDFSRGDAAQYIGDGGQRVLDMIINDVVVPVNCDEVVSLTESFTASLSPKHGFDPVSRSEHTCAVHVKDEINPEDERVHLENVVGTKEGGEEIPKEKPQKKKLLRSVLGGAAAVGLLFMILHLRRNGGEKAAQPSMASSHIDKVKIQKKSDRKVTRSTKKGVYPAEKITLK